A genome region from Gossypium hirsutum isolate 1008001.06 chromosome A04, Gossypium_hirsutum_v2.1, whole genome shotgun sequence includes the following:
- the LOC107947809 gene encoding ankyrin repeat-containing protein ITN1, whose product MEYGKDEECENDLEKGLLSRPAHLRDTILPGSPTSRPTLFLSNSGKPLVVSNSSKSLASGSNSEKRLDKKKYVKQVTGCHNDTEIHLAAQRGDVVAIRQILAEIDDRMTGIVSAAEFEAEVSRIRVAIVNEVNELGETALFIAAEKGYIDIVKELLPYTSKEVIKLKNRFELDPLHIAANRGHEAIVQVLLDHDPSLSKTVGQANATPLVSAATKGHTGVVHALLKNDPSLIDIPKANGKNPLHFAVRQGHVDIVKALLDKDPQLATKTDKKGQTALHMAVKGVSYEVVRLLLKTDPSTVTLPDKFGNTALHIATRKKRTEIVNELLQIPDTSVNALTRDQKTALDIAEGLPLSEEIVEIKECLSSFGGVRANELNQPPDELRKTMKEIKKEVHTQLEQTLKTNRNVDGIVLELIKLHQQGINNATNQVTVVAVLFATVAFMTIFTVPGGDNDNGVATVARGTSFKIFCVFNALALFTSLAVVVVQITIVRGELKTEKRFVEVINKLMWLASVCTSISYISSSYIVAGRRNRWAAILVTVIGGVTMGGVLGAMTYLVVKNKRVRKVKKKDKNSTNQTDSLSLSGTDTEVNTIYAL is encoded by the exons ATGGAGTATGGTAAAGATGAAG AATGCGAGAATGATTTGGAGAAAGGACTTCTTTCACGGCCTGCGCATTTACGGGACACGATACTACCGGGTTCGCCTACGTCAAGGCCTACTTTGTTTCTATCCAATTCAGGGAAGCCCTTGGTGGTTTCAAATTCCAGCAAGTCTCTTGCTTCTGGTTCTAATTCCGAAAAGCGGTTAGATAAAAAGAAGTACGTGAAACAAGTGACTGGCTGCCACAACGATACCGAAATACACCTTGCCGCACAACGCGGTGATGTTGTAGCAATTAGACAGATTCTAGCAGAAATTGATGATCGAATGACTGGTATAGTTAGTGCAGCAGAATTTGAGGCAGAGGTAAGTC GAATAAGGGTAGCAATTGTGAATGAAGTGAATGAATTAGGGGAGACGGCGTTGTTTATAGCGGCTGAAAAAGGGTATATTGATATAGTAAAAGAGCTTTTACCGTATACATCTAAGGAGGTTATTAAATTGAAGAATCGGTTCGAGCTTGATCCATTGCATATTGCGGCAAACCGAGGTCATGAAG CCATTGTGCAGGTGCTGTTGGATCACGATCCGAGCCTAAGTAAAACAGTCGGGCAAGCAAATGCAACCCCTCTTGTATCGGCAGCAACAAAAGGGCATACGGGTGTAGTACATGCATTGCTCAAGAATGATCCTAGCCTGATAGACATACCAAAGGCAAATGGGAAAAATCCATTACACTTTGCTGTAAGGCAAGGGCATGTTGATATTGTCAAAGCATTGCTTGACAAGGATCCACAATTGGCAACAAAGACTGATAAAAAAGGGCAAACTGCATTGCATATGGCAGTTAAAGGAGTAAGCTATGAAGTGGTGAGGCTGCTTCTTAAGACAGATCCTTCCACTGTCACACTTCCGGACAAGTTTGGTAATACGGCATTACATATCGCTACTCGAAAAAAACGGACAGAG ATAGTGAATGAACTTCTACAGATCCCAGACACTAGTGTGAATGCACTTACAAGAGACCAGAAAACAGCTCTCGACATTGCCGAAGGGCTTCCGCTCTCTGAGGAGATTGTCGAAATAAAAGAGTGTTTGTCTAGTTTCGGTGGTGTGAGAGCGAACGAGCTGAACCAACCGCCAGATGAGCTGAGGAAAACCATGAAAGAGATCAAGAAAGAAGTGCATACTCAGCTAGAGCAAACCCTCAAAACAAACAGAAATGTGGACGGCATTGTCCTGGAGCTGATTAAGCTTCACCAGCAAGGCATCAACAATGCCACCAATCAAGTCACAGTGGTAGCCGTGCTTTTCGCAACTGTTGCATTTATGACAATTTTCACGGTCCCTGGGGGCGATAATGACAACGGGGTGGCCACCGTCGCTCGAGGAACATCGTTTAAGATCTTCTGTGTGTTCAACGCGCTCGCGCTCTTTACGTCACTCGCTGTCGTGGTCGTACAAATCACAATCGTAAGAGGAGAACTAAAAACAGAGAAAAGGTTTGTTGAGGTGATTAATAAGTTGATGTGGTTGGCCTCTGTCTGCACCagtatttcatatatttcatcaTCGTATATAGTGGCGGGTCGACGTAACAGGTGGGCTGCAATTCTTGTAACAGTTATAGGAGGAGTAACAATGGGTGGAGTTCTGGGTGCCATGACTTATTTGGTGGTGAAAAACAAAAGGGTTCgaaaagttaaaaagaaagacAAGAATTCAACCAATCAAACAGATTCCCTGAGTTTATCAGGTACTGATACAGAAGTGAACACAATCTATGCCCTTTGA